The following coding sequences are from one Streptomyces sp. NBC_01232 window:
- a CDS encoding ABC transporter permease subunit → MGDLLVFVLSGLVSGALYALLATGLVLSYSASGLFNFAHGATAYLCALTFYELHSGLGWPAVPAALLVVCVLAPGLGWGLDRLMFRRLARVGETAQIVATIGLLVALPAAGLWVVELLSEAGAPVKPAENQFGLPGVGPSPAKSWQLAEGVGIDSDQLITWVVTALVAVALWVMMRHTRLGLQLRAAVDNRSLTELRGISADRLSSVAWMIASALAGLAGVLATPLLGLSAHDFTLFLFVSATAAVIGRFASVPLAFAGGLGLGVLQNLVAGYASFAESLTGFRTAVPFLILFGGLLVLTRRARTAGVAPVDAPPVDHLAGASWGRRWGVWAAGAAALCVAFYTVTSPFWSGLLAQGLAIALVFMSFTLVTGLGAMVSLAQGTFVTGAALVAGLLMSRGWPFVAALAVGTCVAALLGALVALPALRLGGRSLALATLALAFLSDQVLFQMRWLRNGDAGWSIPRPVIGPVDLSDDRALGVALVVLVALVAAGLSALRNSPSGRAMLAVRSAPPAAAASGVSVLRTKLLLFTLSAGLAGFGGVLYASYNTRITATDFTAMTGLVWLAVVVAAGVRRPQYAVVAGLVFAVAPRLLADYVTASAHLPVILFGLAGLALANDPDGYCAAVPVRLAKRRAVGLAPRTPVQPGLAGQPASASRGSAPDPAPQTPARPKDTALELRGVTAGYDGGLVLHGVDLAVRTGEILAVLGPNGAGKSTACRVAAGLLPAQGGAVYVSGRDTTQDGAVRRSRAGVLLAPEGRGIFPALTIEENLALYLRDAEARAAVYARFPRLAERRAIPAGALSGGEQQMLALAPLLQRPPAVLIADEPSLGLAPRVVEEVYALLTELRDAGTALLLVEEKAAEILGIADTVAYLSQGRVSWCGPRAEVEADRLTEAYLGMAT, encoded by the coding sequence ATGGGGGATCTGCTCGTCTTCGTACTGAGCGGTCTGGTCTCCGGCGCCCTGTACGCACTGCTCGCCACCGGGCTGGTGCTGTCGTACTCGGCGTCCGGGCTGTTCAACTTCGCGCACGGGGCCACCGCCTACCTGTGCGCGCTCACCTTCTACGAGCTGCACTCGGGGCTGGGCTGGCCCGCCGTCCCGGCCGCGCTGCTGGTGGTGTGCGTCCTCGCCCCCGGTCTCGGCTGGGGCCTGGACCGGCTGATGTTCCGCCGCCTCGCCCGGGTCGGCGAGACCGCGCAGATCGTGGCCACCATCGGGCTGCTGGTGGCGCTGCCGGCCGCCGGGCTGTGGGTGGTGGAGCTGCTCTCCGAAGCCGGTGCGCCGGTGAAGCCCGCGGAGAACCAGTTCGGGCTGCCGGGCGTGGGGCCCAGCCCAGCGAAGTCCTGGCAGCTCGCGGAGGGCGTCGGCATCGACTCCGACCAGCTGATCACCTGGGTGGTGACCGCTCTGGTGGCGGTGGCCCTGTGGGTAATGATGCGGCACACACGGCTGGGGCTGCAGCTGCGGGCCGCCGTCGACAACCGCTCGCTGACCGAGCTGCGCGGCATCAGCGCCGACCGGCTGTCGTCGGTGGCGTGGATGATCGCGTCGGCGCTGGCCGGCCTGGCGGGTGTGCTGGCGACCCCGCTGCTGGGGCTCTCCGCGCACGACTTCACCCTGTTCCTGTTCGTCTCGGCGACGGCGGCGGTCATCGGGCGGTTCGCGTCCGTGCCGCTCGCCTTCGCGGGCGGGCTGGGGCTCGGAGTGCTGCAGAACCTGGTCGCCGGCTACGCGTCCTTCGCCGAGTCCCTCACCGGTTTCCGCACGGCCGTGCCCTTCCTGATCCTGTTCGGCGGACTGCTGGTGCTGACCCGCCGGGCACGGACGGCCGGGGTCGCGCCCGTTGACGCGCCGCCGGTCGACCATCTGGCCGGGGCCTCGTGGGGGCGGCGGTGGGGGGTGTGGGCAGCGGGGGCGGCGGCGCTGTGCGTGGCGTTCTACACCGTGACCTCGCCCTTCTGGAGCGGGCTGCTGGCACAGGGGCTGGCCATCGCGCTGGTGTTCATGTCGTTCACGTTGGTCACCGGGCTCGGGGCGATGGTCTCGCTGGCGCAGGGCACCTTCGTGACCGGTGCCGCGCTCGTGGCCGGGCTGCTGATGAGCCGGGGCTGGCCCTTCGTGGCCGCGCTCGCCGTGGGCACCTGCGTGGCGGCACTGCTGGGGGCGCTCGTCGCACTGCCGGCACTGCGGCTGGGCGGCAGGTCCCTGGCCCTGGCCACCCTCGCACTGGCCTTCCTCTCCGACCAGGTGCTCTTCCAGATGCGGTGGCTGCGCAACGGCGATGCGGGGTGGTCGATCCCGCGGCCGGTGATCGGGCCGGTGGACCTGTCGGACGACCGGGCACTGGGCGTGGCCCTGGTGGTGCTGGTCGCGCTGGTGGCCGCCGGGCTGAGCGCGCTGCGGAACTCGCCGTCGGGGCGCGCGATGCTCGCCGTGCGCTCGGCCCCGCCGGCGGCGGCCGCCTCGGGGGTCTCCGTACTGCGGACGAAGCTGCTGCTGTTCACGCTGTCGGCGGGGCTGGCCGGGTTCGGGGGCGTGCTGTACGCGTCGTACAACACCCGGATCACGGCGACGGACTTCACGGCGATGACCGGGCTGGTGTGGCTGGCGGTGGTCGTGGCGGCGGGTGTGCGCAGGCCGCAGTACGCGGTGGTGGCGGGACTGGTGTTCGCCGTTGCCCCGCGGCTGCTGGCGGACTACGTGACGGCGTCGGCGCATCTGCCGGTGATTCTTTTCGGGCTGGCGGGGCTGGCCCTGGCCAATGACCCGGACGGGTACTGCGCGGCGGTGCCGGTGCGGCTGGCGAAGCGGCGGGCGGTGGGGCTGGCGCCCCGGACCCCCGTGCAGCCGGGGCTGGCGGGACAGCCCGCCTCCGCTTCCCGGGGCTCCGCCCCGGACCCCGCGCCTCAAACGCCGGCGAGGCCGAAAGACACCGCCCTGGAGCTGCGCGGGGTCACCGCCGGGTACGACGGGGGGCTCGTCCTGCACGGGGTCGACCTCGCCGTCCGCACGGGTGAGATCCTCGCCGTGCTGGGGCCCAACGGCGCCGGGAAGAGCACCGCCTGCCGGGTGGCCGCGGGGCTGCTGCCGGCCCAGGGCGGGGCGGTGTACGTGAGCGGGCGGGACACCACGCAGGACGGGGCCGTGCGCCGGTCGCGGGCCGGTGTGCTGCTCGCCCCCGAGGGGCGCGGGATCTTCCCCGCCCTCACCATCGAGGAGAACCTGGCCCTGTACCTGCGGGACGCCGAAGCGCGCGCCGCCGTGTACGCGCGCTTCCCGCGGCTCGCGGAGCGGCGCGCAATCCCCGCCGGAGCACTGTCCGGCGGGGAGCAGCAGATGCTGGCCCTGGCGCCGCTGCTGCAGCGGCCGCCCGCGGTGCTGATCGCCGACGAACCCTCGCTCGGGCTCGCCCCGCGCGTGGTGGAGGAGGTGTACGCGCTGCTCACCGAGCTCCGCGACGCCGGGACCGCACTGCTCCTGGTGGAGGAGAAGGCCGCCGAGATCCTCGGGATCGCGGACACCGTGGCCTACCTCTCCCAGGGGCGGGTGTCCTGGTGCGGCCCCCGGGCCGAGGTGGAGGCGGACCGGCTCACCGAGGCCTATCTGGGGATGGCGACATGA
- a CDS encoding bile acid:sodium symporter family protein has product MRRPHLPARLPLDPYVLALLATVGIAALLPARGPAATLADGASTAAVALLFFLYGARLSTREALDGLRHWRLHLTVLACTFMLFPLLGLAARVLVPGVLTQSLYGGLLFLCLVPSTVQSSIAFTSIARGNVPAAICAGSFSSLAGIVLTPLLAAGLLGGDAGGSSPDSLLKITLQLLLPFLLGQLLRRWVGGFLVRHKQVLGRVDRGSILLVVYAAFSAGVVAGIWHRVSLPQLAALMLVEAVLLVVMLLATWYGATRLGFGRADRIAIQFAGSKKSLAAGLPMASVLFGAHAALAVLPLMLFHQMQLMVCAVIARRRAGDPAPELAADRVADVSPAAGRPAPRSR; this is encoded by the coding sequence ATGCGCCGCCCGCACCTCCCCGCCCGGCTGCCCCTGGACCCGTACGTCCTGGCCCTGCTCGCCACCGTCGGCATCGCCGCCCTCCTCCCCGCCCGCGGCCCGGCCGCCACCCTCGCCGACGGGGCCTCCACCGCGGCCGTGGCCCTGCTCTTCTTCCTCTACGGCGCCCGGCTCTCCACCCGCGAGGCCCTCGACGGCCTGCGCCACTGGCGCCTCCACCTCACCGTGCTCGCCTGCACCTTCATGCTCTTCCCGCTCCTCGGCCTGGCCGCCCGCGTCCTCGTTCCCGGCGTCCTGACCCAGTCGCTCTACGGCGGCCTGCTGTTCCTCTGCCTGGTCCCCTCGACCGTCCAGTCCTCCATCGCCTTCACCTCGATCGCCCGCGGCAACGTGCCCGCCGCGATCTGCGCCGGCTCCTTCTCCAGCCTGGCCGGCATCGTCCTCACCCCCCTCCTCGCCGCGGGCCTGCTCGGCGGCGACGCCGGCGGTTCCTCACCCGACTCCCTCCTGAAGATCACCCTCCAGCTCCTGCTGCCCTTCCTCCTCGGACAGCTCCTGCGCCGTTGGGTCGGCGGCTTCCTCGTCCGCCACAAGCAGGTCCTCGGCCGCGTCGACCGCGGCTCGATCCTGCTCGTCGTCTACGCCGCCTTCAGCGCGGGCGTGGTCGCGGGCATCTGGCACCGGGTGAGCCTCCCCCAACTCGCCGCCCTGATGCTGGTGGAGGCCGTACTGCTCGTCGTCATGCTGCTCGCCACCTGGTACGGAGCGACCCGCCTCGGCTTCGGCCGCGCGGACCGCATCGCCATCCAGTTCGCCGGGTCGAAGAAGAGCCTGGCCGCCGGACTCCCCATGGCCAGCGTGCTGTTCGGGGCCCACGCCGCCCTCGCCGTGCTCCCGCTGATGCTCTTCCACCAGATGCAGTTGATGGTCTGCGCGGTCATCGCCCGGCGCCGCGCCGGGGATCCGGCGCCCGAACTCGCCGCCGACCGTGTGGCGGACGTCTCGCCCGCGGCCGGGCGGCCCGCGCCCCGGTCCCGGTAA
- a CDS encoding (2Fe-2S) ferredoxin domain-containing protein, whose protein sequence is MTWIRPLAAHAERPCTLVVCRGCCCGDPRKNPGSDHAGQLARLREAAAASGGRLAVRTSDCLGPCAQANVIVVQPTTEARRRGARAAWFGWALDDTATDEIIAWAESGGPGTTPVPPTLDLHRIDPPAPKPAANSARRSRRGR, encoded by the coding sequence GTGACCTGGATACGCCCGCTCGCCGCCCACGCCGAACGCCCCTGCACCCTGGTCGTCTGCCGCGGCTGCTGCTGCGGCGACCCCCGCAAGAACCCGGGCTCCGACCACGCCGGCCAACTCGCCCGGCTGCGCGAGGCCGCGGCCGCCTCCGGGGGCCGCCTGGCCGTCCGTACGAGCGACTGCCTCGGCCCCTGCGCCCAGGCCAACGTCATCGTGGTCCAGCCCACCACCGAGGCCCGCCGCCGCGGCGCCCGCGCGGCCTGGTTCGGCTGGGCGCTCGACGACACCGCGACCGACGAGATCATCGCCTGGGCCGAATCCGGCGGCCCGGGCACCACCCCGGTCCCGCCCACCCTGGACCTCCACCGCATCGACCCCCCGGCACCGAAGCCGGCCGCGAACTCCGCGCGCCGCTCCCGCCGGGGGCGATGA
- a CDS encoding beta-ketoacyl-ACP synthase III yields MTGSRVVALGHYQPAKVLTNEDLAAMVDTTDEWIRSRVGIRTRHMAGPDEPVDELAYQAAGKALAGAGLTPDDIDLVLVATSTAIDRSPNMAARVAAKLGMGGGPAVMDINVVCSGFTHALATADHAIRAGSATRALVIGADKMTEITDWSDRTTCVLTGDGAGAAVVEACEEPGIGPVLWGSVPEMGNAVRIEGSPPVFAQEGQSVYRWTTSQLPPLARKVCEKAGITPEDLAAVVLHQANLRIIEPLAAKIGAVNAVVARDVIESGNTSAASIPMALSKLVQRGEIPSGAPVLLFGFGGNLSYAGQVIHCP; encoded by the coding sequence ATGACCGGTTCACGCGTGGTGGCGCTAGGGCACTACCAGCCCGCGAAAGTGCTCACCAACGAGGACCTCGCGGCCATGGTGGACACCACCGACGAGTGGATCCGGTCCCGCGTCGGCATCCGCACGCGCCACATGGCGGGCCCTGACGAACCCGTGGACGAGCTGGCCTACCAGGCGGCGGGCAAGGCGCTGGCCGGTGCCGGCCTGACCCCGGACGACATCGACCTGGTGCTGGTCGCCACCTCGACCGCGATCGACCGTTCGCCCAACATGGCCGCGCGCGTCGCCGCCAAGCTGGGCATGGGCGGCGGCCCCGCCGTGATGGACATCAACGTCGTCTGCTCGGGCTTCACGCACGCCCTGGCCACCGCCGACCACGCCATCCGGGCCGGCTCCGCCACCCGCGCGCTGGTCATCGGCGCCGACAAGATGACCGAGATCACCGACTGGAGCGACCGCACGACCTGCGTGCTCACCGGCGACGGTGCGGGCGCGGCCGTGGTCGAGGCCTGCGAGGAGCCGGGCATCGGCCCGGTGCTGTGGGGCTCGGTCCCGGAGATGGGCAACGCGGTCCGGATCGAGGGCTCGCCGCCGGTCTTCGCCCAGGAGGGCCAGTCCGTCTACCGCTGGACCACCAGCCAGCTCCCGCCGCTCGCCCGCAAGGTGTGCGAGAAGGCCGGGATCACCCCGGAGGACCTGGCCGCGGTCGTCCTCCACCAGGCCAACCTGCGGATCATCGAGCCGCTCGCAGCCAAGATCGGCGCCGTCAACGCCGTCGTCGCCCGCGATGTCATCGAGTCCGGCAACACCTCGGCCGCCAGCATCCCGATGGCCCTGTCGAAGCTGGTCCAGCGCGGCGAGATCCCCTCCGGCGCTCCGGTCCTCCTCTTCGGTTTCGGCGGCAACCTCTCCTACGCCGGCCAGGTCATCCACTGCCCGTGA
- a CDS encoding AMP-dependent synthetase/ligase — translation MREITVPPVVTGAPVGGLADIVFQHAREEPDRVVLGRKTDGVWRDVTSRELAAEVLALARGLLAQGVRFGDRVAVMSRTRYEWTLFDFALWAIGAQPVPVYPTSSADQVHWILFDTDCTACVVEDENQAMTVGSVIDRLPHLKRLWQLDTGAVEALVADGRGVSEDVVHRHRGAVTPDATATVIYTSGTTGRPKGCVLTHANFMYETDTLVSSWESVFQARQGEQPSTLLFLPLAHVFGRMVEVAAVRARVKLGHQPVLAAAELLPDLTAFRPTFVLGVPYVFEKVYAAARRKAEAEGRTGPFDRAVETAVRYAEARERKAFGTGPGPSAALRMEHQLFDRLVYGKVREAMGGRVRHAMSGGSAMSRRLGLFLDGAGITVFEGYGLTESCAAATANPPGATKYGTVGRPIPGSAVHIADDGEVWLHGSHIFSGYLNDPRATEAVLRGGWLATGDLGRLDEDGYLTITGRKKDILVTSNGKSVAPAALEERVRSHPLVSQCVLVGNDRPYIAALLTLDMDGIAHWLSMRGRPQMPAAQLVGDPELTAEVRRAVVAANTLVSQAEAIRTFRVLGEQFTEERGLLTPSLKLKRRAIEKAYEKEVAALYSS, via the coding sequence TTGCGCGAGATCACCGTCCCACCCGTCGTCACGGGCGCGCCCGTCGGCGGCCTGGCCGACATCGTCTTCCAGCACGCTCGCGAGGAACCGGACCGGGTGGTTCTCGGCCGGAAAACGGACGGGGTCTGGCGGGACGTCACCTCCCGGGAGCTGGCCGCCGAGGTGCTCGCGCTCGCCCGGGGACTGCTGGCGCAGGGCGTGCGCTTCGGGGACCGGGTCGCCGTCATGTCCCGTACCCGGTACGAGTGGACCCTCTTCGACTTCGCCCTGTGGGCGATCGGCGCCCAGCCCGTCCCGGTCTACCCGACGTCCTCCGCCGATCAGGTGCACTGGATCCTCTTCGACACCGACTGCACGGCCTGCGTCGTCGAGGACGAGAACCAGGCCATGACGGTGGGATCGGTCATCGACCGCCTCCCCCATCTGAAACGGCTCTGGCAGCTCGACACCGGGGCCGTGGAGGCGCTCGTCGCCGACGGGCGCGGGGTCTCCGAGGACGTCGTGCACCGCCATCGCGGCGCCGTGACGCCCGATGCGACCGCCACCGTCATCTACACCTCCGGGACCACCGGCCGGCCCAAGGGGTGCGTGCTCACCCACGCGAACTTCATGTACGAGACCGACACCCTGGTCAGCAGCTGGGAGTCGGTGTTCCAGGCCCGGCAGGGCGAGCAGCCGTCCACCCTGCTCTTCCTGCCGCTGGCGCACGTCTTCGGGCGGATGGTGGAGGTGGCCGCCGTCCGGGCCCGGGTCAAGCTGGGACACCAGCCGGTACTGGCGGCCGCCGAGCTGCTGCCGGATCTCACCGCCTTCCGGCCGACGTTCGTGCTGGGCGTGCCGTACGTCTTCGAGAAGGTGTACGCCGCCGCCCGCCGCAAGGCGGAGGCGGAGGGCCGCACGGGGCCCTTCGACCGGGCGGTGGAGACGGCCGTGCGGTACGCCGAGGCGCGCGAGCGCAAGGCCTTCGGCACCGGGCCGGGACCCTCGGCCGCGCTGCGGATGGAGCACCAGCTCTTCGACAGGCTGGTCTACGGGAAGGTCCGCGAGGCGATGGGCGGCCGGGTGCGGCACGCCATGTCGGGCGGGTCGGCGATGTCGCGCCGTCTGGGGCTGTTCCTCGACGGGGCCGGGATCACGGTCTTCGAGGGGTACGGGCTGACGGAGTCGTGCGCGGCGGCCACCGCGAACCCGCCCGGGGCGACCAAGTACGGCACGGTGGGACGGCCGATCCCGGGCAGTGCGGTGCACATCGCGGACGACGGGGAGGTCTGGCTGCACGGCAGCCACATCTTCTCCGGTTACCTGAACGACCCCCGCGCGACGGAGGCGGTGCTGCGCGGCGGCTGGCTGGCGACCGGGGACCTGGGCCGGCTGGACGAGGACGGCTACCTCACGATCACCGGGCGCAAGAAGGACATCCTGGTGACCTCCAACGGCAAGAGCGTCGCGCCCGCCGCGCTGGAGGAGCGGGTGCGTTCGCATCCACTGGTGTCGCAGTGCGTACTGGTGGGCAACGACCGGCCGTACATCGCGGCGCTGCTCACCCTGGACATGGACGGGATAGCGCACTGGCTGTCGATGCGCGGCCGGCCGCAGATGCCGGCGGCGCAGCTGGTGGGCGATCCCGAGCTGACGGCGGAGGTCCGCCGGGCGGTGGTGGCGGCGAACACCCTGGTCTCGCAGGCGGAGGCGATCCGTACCTTCCGGGTGCTGGGTGAGCAGTTCACCGAGGAGCGCGGTCTGCTGACCCCCTCGCTGAAGCTCAAGCGCCGGGCGATCGAGAAGGCGTACGAGAAGGAGGTCGCCGCCCTCTACTCCTCCTGA
- the fdhD gene encoding formate dehydrogenase accessory sulfurtransferase FdhD, which yields MGRVTERRRVVRIRNGGAGVRPDTLVAEEPLEIRLNGKPLAITMRTPGDDFALAVGFLVSEGVLAAASDVQAVTYCEGATEDGSNTYNVVNVQLAAGIPVPDITLERNVYTTSSCGLCGKASLDAVRTATRFPGLATDPVRVPAEVLCAMPDRLREAQKVFDRTGGLHAAGLFTAQGELLDLREDVGRHNAVDKIVGRAYQAGRLPLAGSVLLVSGRASFELVQKAVMAGIPVLAAVSAPSSLAVDLALESGMTLVGFLRGPDMNIYAGEERITL from the coding sequence ATGGGACGGGTCACCGAGCGCCGCCGCGTCGTCCGGATCCGTAACGGCGGAGCGGGCGTACGGCCGGACACACTGGTGGCCGAGGAGCCGCTGGAGATACGCCTGAACGGAAAACCGCTGGCCATCACGATGCGTACGCCGGGCGACGACTTCGCGCTGGCGGTGGGTTTCCTGGTCAGTGAGGGGGTGCTCGCGGCCGCGTCGGACGTGCAGGCCGTCACTTACTGCGAGGGGGCCACGGAGGACGGGTCGAACACCTACAACGTGGTGAACGTGCAACTGGCCGCCGGGATCCCGGTGCCGGACATCACGCTGGAGCGGAACGTCTACACGACCTCCTCCTGCGGCCTGTGCGGCAAGGCCAGCCTGGACGCGGTCCGTACGGCGACCCGCTTCCCGGGGCTCGCCACCGATCCGGTACGGGTCCCCGCGGAGGTCCTGTGCGCGATGCCGGACCGGCTGCGCGAGGCCCAGAAGGTCTTCGACCGGACGGGCGGACTGCACGCGGCCGGGCTGTTCACGGCGCAGGGCGAGCTGCTGGACCTGCGGGAGGACGTGGGCCGGCACAACGCGGTGGACAAGATCGTGGGCCGGGCGTACCAGGCCGGGCGGCTTCCGCTGGCGGGCTCGGTCCTGCTGGTGTCGGGCCGGGCCTCCTTCGAGCTGGTGCAGAAGGCCGTGATGGCGGGCATCCCGGTACTGGCGGCCGTCTCGGCGCCGTCCTCGCTGGCGGTGGACCTGGCCCTGGAGTCGGGGATGACGCTGGTCGGCTTCCTGCGGGGCCCGGACATGAACATCTACGCGGGCGAGGAGCGGATCACCCTGTAG
- a CDS encoding ABC transporter substrate-binding protein, whose translation MLRPIRTLAAAAAALALVSACNSASTNGTSPGKPGDAPGTSRGVTAESVKVGGIVSMTSASGYSKKDTDLGARARYLRANAEGGINGRRIDYLGAEDDGQDPAKNLAAARKLVQQDKVFAVSPMSSVTFSGADFLEQEKVPTFGWGTLPSFCGPQHIYGFNGCLVPTPGGTINQTWPEGIGQILGGARGKSVAIIANDSDAGKFGIRTFQQGFTSAGFTVSYAKASVPGTAVPSDWSAYVKEILSSNDGKAPDAVVSVMQTPNNIGLFTALKRSGYKGLISDPTDYDPGLLAKDATKQALDGVHVLLQFQPFESADPKMAQFKADIKAAAGGREVPLNMHMLTGYMSADLFVSIAQKAGKELTVESFQAAAQGFSDTGTLVGDRAEPKGQKDSFGCGALVQLKNGAYEVSVPFKCYEPIPFK comes from the coding sequence ATGTTGCGACCGATCCGCACCCTGGCCGCCGCGGCGGCGGCCCTCGCGCTCGTATCCGCCTGCAACTCCGCCTCCACCAACGGCACCTCCCCGGGCAAACCCGGGGACGCGCCCGGCACCTCCCGCGGGGTGACCGCCGAATCGGTCAAGGTCGGCGGGATCGTGTCGATGACCAGTGCCAGCGGCTACAGCAAGAAGGACACGGACCTCGGGGCCAGGGCCCGCTACCTCCGGGCCAACGCCGAGGGCGGGATCAACGGACGCAGGATCGACTACCTCGGCGCCGAGGACGACGGCCAGGACCCCGCCAAGAACCTGGCGGCCGCCCGCAAACTCGTCCAGCAGGACAAGGTCTTCGCCGTCTCCCCCATGAGCTCGGTGACCTTCTCCGGCGCCGACTTCCTGGAGCAGGAGAAGGTCCCCACCTTCGGATGGGGCACCCTGCCCTCCTTCTGCGGACCCCAGCACATCTACGGCTTCAACGGCTGCCTGGTCCCCACCCCCGGCGGCACCATCAACCAGACCTGGCCCGAGGGCATCGGCCAGATCCTGGGCGGAGCCCGGGGCAAGTCGGTCGCGATCATCGCCAACGACAGCGACGCCGGCAAGTTCGGCATCCGCACCTTCCAGCAGGGCTTCACCAGCGCCGGGTTCACGGTCTCCTACGCCAAGGCCTCCGTGCCCGGCACCGCCGTCCCGAGCGACTGGTCCGCGTACGTGAAGGAGATCCTCTCCAGCAACGACGGCAAGGCACCGGACGCCGTCGTCTCCGTCATGCAGACCCCCAACAACATCGGGCTCTTCACCGCCCTCAAGCGCAGCGGCTACAAGGGACTGATCTCCGACCCGACCGACTACGACCCCGGGCTGCTCGCCAAGGACGCCACCAAGCAGGCCCTCGACGGGGTGCACGTGCTGCTCCAGTTCCAGCCGTTCGAGTCCGCCGACCCGAAGATGGCGCAGTTCAAGGCCGACATCAAGGCGGCGGCCGGCGGCCGGGAAGTGCCCCTGAACATGCACATGCTGACCGGGTACATGTCGGCCGACCTGTTCGTCTCCATCGCGCAGAAGGCGGGCAAGGAGCTGACCGTGGAGTCCTTCCAGGCCGCCGCGCAGGGCTTCTCCGACACCGGCACGCTCGTCGGCGACCGCGCCGAGCCCAAGGGGCAGAAGGACAGCTTCGGCTGCGGGGCCCTCGTCCAGCTCAAGAACGGCGCGTACGAGGTCTCCGTGCCGTTCAAGTGCTACGAACCCATCCCCTTCAAGTAG
- a CDS encoding LysR substrate-binding domain-containing protein, with protein MYDPVQLRTFLTVAQTLSFTQAAGRLGVGQSTVSQHVRRLEEATGRPLFVRDTHSVDLTEDGEALLGFARTILEANERAAAFFAGTRLRGRLRFGASEDFVLTRLPEILEGFRHEHPEVDLELSVELSGTLHERLDAGRLDLVLAKRRGPGDERGRLVWRDRMVWIGAEGLRVDPERPVPLIVFPPPGITRARALEVLEREGRSWRIACTSGSLSGLIAAARAGLGVMAHTRGLIPPGLVRIGGLPELGPVEFALLRGARPSAAAEALATAVLSGADRLSRTSTA; from the coding sequence ATGTACGACCCTGTCCAGCTGCGGACGTTCCTCACGGTGGCCCAGACGCTCAGTTTCACGCAGGCCGCGGGGCGGCTCGGGGTGGGCCAGTCCACGGTCAGCCAGCACGTGCGGCGGCTGGAGGAAGCGACGGGGCGGCCGCTATTCGTCCGGGACACGCACAGCGTGGACCTGACGGAGGACGGCGAGGCGCTGCTCGGCTTCGCGCGGACGATCCTGGAGGCCAACGAGCGCGCGGCGGCCTTCTTCGCGGGGACGCGGCTGCGCGGGCGGCTGCGGTTCGGGGCGTCGGAGGACTTCGTGCTGACACGGCTTCCGGAGATCCTGGAGGGGTTCCGGCACGAGCATCCCGAGGTGGACCTCGAGCTGTCGGTGGAGCTCTCGGGGACGCTGCACGAGCGGCTGGACGCCGGGCGGCTGGACCTGGTGCTCGCCAAGCGGCGGGGGCCCGGGGACGAGCGGGGCCGGCTCGTCTGGCGGGACCGGATGGTGTGGATCGGGGCGGAGGGGCTGCGGGTGGACCCGGAGCGCCCTGTTCCGCTGATCGTCTTCCCGCCGCCGGGCATCACCCGGGCGCGGGCGCTGGAGGTGCTGGAGCGGGAGGGGCGGTCCTGGCGGATCGCGTGCACGAGCGGCAGCCTGAGCGGCCTGATCGCGGCGGCCCGGGCGGGGCTCGGCGTGATGGCGCACACCCGGGGGCTGATCCCGCCGGGCCTGGTGCGGATCGGCGGGCTGCCGGAGCTGGGGCCGGTGGAGTTCGCGCTGCTGCGGGGGGCGCGTCCGTCGGCCGCCGCAGAAGCGTTGGCCACGGCCGTACTCTCCGGCGCCGACCGGCTCAGCCGCACGTCAACAGCGTGA
- a CDS encoding ABC transporter ATP-binding protein has protein sequence MSEGGYVLEARGVGVRFGGVRALTGVDLGVRAGEVCGLIGPNGAGKTTLFDVLSGIRRPDQGRMLLDGADITRRSPVWRARHGIRRTFQRQQLFGQLSVADNVLVAQEWRGGGGGPAADLLALPARRARERERRARGERVLADCGIGALGTAYAGGLPVGQARMVELARAVADPPRVLLLDEPASGMSAPERDRLAEVVRRLAEREGCGVLLVEHNVAFVMDLCSRVVVLDLGAVLAAGSAAEVRANPLVREAYLGTT, from the coding sequence ATGAGCGAGGGCGGATACGTACTGGAGGCCCGCGGGGTGGGCGTGCGCTTCGGCGGCGTCAGGGCGCTGACCGGGGTGGACCTCGGGGTCCGCGCGGGCGAGGTGTGCGGGCTGATCGGACCGAACGGGGCCGGAAAGACCACGCTGTTCGACGTCCTGTCCGGGATCCGCCGGCCCGACCAGGGGCGGATGCTGCTGGACGGGGCGGACATCACCCGCCGCTCCCCGGTCTGGCGGGCCCGGCACGGGATACGCCGGACCTTCCAGCGGCAGCAGCTGTTCGGGCAGCTCAGCGTGGCCGACAACGTGCTGGTGGCGCAGGAGTGGCGGGGCGGCGGGGGCGGTCCGGCCGCCGACCTCCTCGCCCTCCCGGCGCGGCGGGCGAGGGAGCGCGAGCGCCGGGCCCGCGGTGAGCGGGTGCTGGCCGACTGCGGGATCGGCGCGCTCGGGACCGCGTACGCCGGCGGGCTGCCCGTCGGGCAGGCCCGGATGGTGGAGCTGGCCCGCGCGGTGGCCGATCCGCCGCGGGTGCTGCTGCTGGACGAGCCCGCTTCGGGCATGTCCGCGCCCGAGCGCGACCGGCTCGCGGAGGTCGTCCGGCGGCTGGCGGAGCGGGAGGGCTGCGGGGTGCTGCTGGTCGAGCACAACGTGGCCTTCGTGATGGACCTCTGCTCGCGGGTGGTCGTGCTGGACCTCGGGGCGGTGCTGGCCGCGGGCTCCGCCGCCGAGGTACGGGCGAACCCGCTGGTGCGGGAGGCGTACCTCGGGACCACGTGA